The Tenacibaculum jejuense genome includes a window with the following:
- a CDS encoding TonB-dependent receptor: MKNLIIIGLLMLVLNISAQDLYKGKVVDVNQNPIFGASVISVKNTKRGVATDFEGGFMIKLNDNQVKISMVGFTTKTVKLSSEFNTIILQENLQNLDEVIVSASREIQQRKEVPAAIGVLTSKQIEETKAFGIEQLVNQVPGVFMSSSKAASNEQHFMAVRSPISTRSLFLYVEDGLPIRPVAVFNHNALLEMNNTTFEKVEVLKGPASSIYGSEAIGGSFNFITKSPRKDFGGSVSIQGNDLGITRYEAEASTTANEKYGFYVGGHYIQRNNGPVGHSDYEKFAITFKNENNFSETLRWINSVSFIDYRSDMTGSISEQNFLAGNYESDQTFTEREAQALRFRSTLEKVWNDRNKTSVNFIYRNNIMNQLPSYRVRQDRNMGQLTGTGSGEINSNQFRSYVGLIQHKLDFNFKDASLVVGATADFSPQDYVAETVDVVVDTQTGKNIDFTINSGDYILNYNADIFNYAGYAQFEISPIEALKVTAAVRFDEFSYDYNNLIESQAGVVDTKVNYSSVAPKFGLNYNVNKNLGFYSNYSKGFTPPQTSTLFRNSRNSSTGATIFDLKPAKFDNYEVGGYFTIPSKLKVDVAVYRLDGTDRLISLRDVSGDFVQLNAGKTRSQGVELGLKYQILENLSVNYSGSYATHKYISFFDNGVDYSNTDMQTAPNYLSMSNITYKPLNNLTLTLEHEQVGSYNTSFENQVVVGTDTAGNDILGTSTYDGHHVFNFRGSFKFYDFEFWGQALNIFDELYAVRASYNIWRRENSYSIGNPRAFHFGVKYNF, translated from the coding sequence ATGAAAAATCTGATCATTATAGGACTATTAATGTTAGTCCTAAATATTTCAGCACAAGATTTATATAAAGGAAAAGTAGTAGATGTAAATCAAAATCCAATTTTTGGAGCTTCAGTAATCTCAGTAAAAAACACAAAAAGAGGTGTAGCTACAGATTTTGAAGGTGGATTTATGATTAAGCTTAACGATAATCAAGTGAAAATCTCGATGGTTGGTTTTACTACTAAAACTGTAAAATTATCATCAGAATTTAATACGATTATTTTACAAGAAAATCTTCAAAATTTAGATGAGGTTATCGTATCAGCAAGTAGAGAAATTCAGCAAAGAAAAGAAGTTCCTGCTGCTATTGGAGTATTAACAAGTAAGCAAATTGAAGAAACAAAAGCTTTCGGAATTGAACAATTAGTAAATCAAGTTCCTGGAGTTTTTATGAGTTCTTCAAAAGCTGCGAGTAACGAACAACATTTTATGGCAGTTCGTTCTCCTATTTCAACAAGATCTTTATTCTTATATGTTGAAGACGGATTACCAATTCGTCCTGTAGCTGTGTTTAATCACAACGCATTATTGGAAATGAATAATACTACTTTCGAAAAAGTAGAAGTTTTAAAAGGTCCGGCTTCTAGTATTTACGGAAGTGAAGCTATTGGTGGAAGTTTTAACTTTATTACAAAATCACCTAGAAAAGATTTTGGAGGCTCTGTAAGTATCCAAGGAAATGATCTTGGAATTACAAGATATGAGGCAGAAGCTTCTACAACTGCAAATGAGAAATACGGATTTTATGTTGGTGGACATTATATTCAAAGAAATAATGGTCCTGTTGGACATTCAGATTATGAGAAATTTGCCATCACATTTAAGAACGAAAATAATTTCTCTGAAACTTTACGTTGGATAAATTCGGTAAGTTTTATTGATTACAGATCAGATATGACTGGTTCTATTTCTGAACAAAACTTTTTAGCTGGGAATTACGAAAGTGATCAAACTTTTACAGAACGTGAAGCACAAGCATTACGTTTTCGATCTACTTTAGAGAAAGTTTGGAACGATCGTAACAAAACTTCTGTAAACTTTATTTACAGAAACAACATCATGAATCAACTTCCATCGTATCGAGTTCGCCAAGATAGAAACATGGGACAATTAACAGGAACAGGTTCGGGTGAAATTAATTCAAATCAATTTAGAAGTTATGTTGGTTTAATTCAACATAAATTAGATTTTAATTTTAAAGATGCTTCTTTAGTGGTAGGAGCGACAGCCGATTTTTCTCCGCAAGATTATGTTGCAGAAACTGTAGATGTAGTTGTAGATACACAAACAGGAAAGAACATTGATTTTACAATCAATTCTGGAGATTACATTTTAAATTATAATGCGGATATTTTTAATTATGCAGGATATGCACAGTTTGAAATTTCACCAATTGAAGCTTTAAAAGTTACAGCAGCTGTTCGTTTTGATGAGTTTAGTTACGATTATAATAATTTAATTGAAAGTCAGGCAGGAGTTGTAGATACTAAAGTAAATTATAGCAGTGTTGCACCAAAATTTGGGTTAAACTATAATGTGAATAAAAACTTAGGTTTCTATAGCAATTACTCAAAAGGATTTACACCACCACAAACATCAACATTATTCAGAAATAGTAGAAATAGTAGTACAGGTGCTACAATTTTCGATTTAAAACCAGCGAAGTTCGATAACTACGAAGTTGGAGGATATTTTACAATTCCATCGAAATTAAAAGTAGATGTAGCGGTATACAGATTAGATGGAACAGATCGATTAATTTCTCTTAGAGATGTGTCGGGAGATTTTGTTCAGTTAAATGCTGGAAAAACTAGATCACAGGGTGTAGAACTTGGGCTTAAATATCAAATTTTAGAAAACCTTTCGGTTAACTATAGCGGAAGTTATGCTACGCATAAATATATTTCGTTTTTCGATAACGGTGTAGATTATTCAAATACAGATATGCAAACAGCGCCAAATTACTTGTCGATGTCTAATATTACGTATAAGCCGCTAAATAATTTAACATTAACATTAGAGCACGAGCAAGTTGGAAGTTACAATACAAGTTTCGAAAATCAAGTAGTTGTTGGAACTGATACTGCAGGAAATGATATTTTAGGAACATCAACTTACGATGGACATCACGTGTTCAACTTCAGAGGAAGTTTTAAGTTTTATGATTTTGAATTCTGGGGACAAGCACTAAATATTTTTGATGAATTATATGCTGTACGAGCTAGTTATAATATCTGGAGAAGAGAAAATAGCTATAGTATCGGTAATCCTAGAGCTTTTCATTTTGGAGTGAAGTATAACTTTTAA
- a CDS encoding PepSY-associated TM helix domain-containing protein: MKNRKLNQWLWKWHFIAGIISLPFVIVLSITGGIYLFKSDVENEVIQGIQKLIPEEKSERLSYDKQWEIAQKNSKRKLNSVVLDDGDLSTEFIAGRFGGKQSVYVNPYSGKVSGTFKAKDTWMYSVRKLHGELLGGKVGTKVVELITSWMVVLILSGLYIWFPFVRGIKGVFTVRLKEGKRTLFRDLHAVTGFWISILLLIVLAGGFPWTDVFGGNFKKVQKWTNTGYPKTWSGRGLTSTVKEKRLSLDEMISIANAQNLSGKITVGLPKSVKSTFSVSNKTFPLSGQKMIHFDQYSGELVKSHNWSDVGVLMRARMWLMAFHQGEFGGWNWYLMFAIAVLLTLTSIAAIFSYIFRKQKGKLSVPKSPKSFKQNYGLVIAILFLGVIFPLFGLSVVLIYLSELFTNRKSLNT; encoded by the coding sequence ATGAAAAACAGAAAATTAAATCAATGGTTATGGAAATGGCACTTCATTGCAGGTATCATTTCCTTGCCGTTTGTAATTGTTTTATCAATTACTGGTGGAATCTACCTGTTTAAATCAGATGTAGAAAACGAAGTTATTCAAGGAATACAAAAATTAATTCCTGAAGAAAAAAGTGAACGACTGAGTTATGATAAACAATGGGAGATCGCTCAGAAAAACTCTAAAAGAAAATTAAATTCAGTAGTTCTCGATGATGGTGACTTAAGTACCGAATTTATTGCCGGAAGATTTGGAGGAAAACAATCTGTATATGTTAATCCGTATTCTGGAAAAGTTTCGGGTACTTTTAAAGCTAAAGATACTTGGATGTATTCTGTAAGAAAGTTACATGGTGAACTTTTGGGAGGAAAAGTAGGAACAAAAGTAGTTGAGCTTATTACAAGTTGGATGGTCGTTTTGATTTTATCAGGTTTATACATTTGGTTTCCTTTTGTAAGAGGAATTAAAGGTGTTTTCACAGTGCGATTAAAAGAAGGAAAGAGAACTCTTTTTAGAGATTTACATGCAGTTACTGGTTTCTGGATTTCTATTTTATTACTGATCGTATTAGCAGGAGGTTTTCCTTGGACAGATGTTTTTGGAGGAAACTTTAAGAAAGTTCAAAAATGGACAAACACTGGTTACCCAAAAACGTGGAGTGGTCGTGGATTAACTTCTACAGTTAAAGAAAAGAGATTGTCTTTAGATGAAATGATCAGCATTGCAAATGCACAAAATTTGTCAGGTAAAATCACAGTAGGTTTACCAAAATCAGTAAAAAGTACATTCTCAGTTTCAAATAAAACTTTTCCGCTTTCTGGACAAAAAATGATTCACTTCGATCAATATTCTGGAGAACTAGTTAAGTCTCACAATTGGAGTGATGTTGGAGTATTAATGAGAGCTAGAATGTGGTTAATGGCTTTTCATCAAGGAGAGTTTGGTGGATGGAATTGGTATTTAATGTTTGCTATAGCAGTTTTATTAACCTTAACAAGTATTGCAGCAATTTTTTCTTATATATTCAGAAAACAAAAAGGGAAATTGAGTGTACCCAAATCACCAAAGAGTTTCAAGCAAAACTATGGTTTAGTCATTGCGATACTATTTTTAGGAGTAATTTTCCCTTTGTTTGGATTAAGTGTTGTTCTAATTTATCTTTCAGAGCTTTTTACAAATAGAAAAAGTTTGAATACATGA
- a CDS encoding DUF2911 domain-containing protein, translating into MKKSILSIVVFALALVFSNNTFGQEFLELDKSPMDASVYPTSKRVLDKLIKVVYSRPYLKGRPLAKLVPEGKVWRTGANEAAEIIFYKDVTFGGKPVKAGTYSLFAIPGDKEWTIILNTTLNVWGSYFYKESEDVVRVKGKVSTSKKSLENFSIVFDGKGENANMHLGWGTTVVSVPIKG; encoded by the coding sequence ATGAAAAAATCGATTTTATCAATTGTTGTGTTTGCTTTAGCTTTAGTATTTTCCAATAATACTTTTGGACAGGAGTTTCTAGAGTTAGATAAAAGTCCAATGGATGCTTCAGTTTATCCAACAAGTAAAAGAGTTTTAGATAAGCTAATAAAAGTAGTATACAGTCGTCCATATTTAAAAGGTAGACCATTAGCAAAATTGGTTCCAGAAGGAAAGGTTTGGAGAACAGGTGCTAATGAAGCAGCTGAAATTATATTTTATAAAGATGTTACTTTTGGAGGTAAACCTGTAAAAGCAGGAACATATTCATTGTTTGCTATTCCTGGAGATAAAGAATGGACTATTATTTTGAATACAACATTAAATGTTTGGGGGTCTTATTTTTATAAAGAAAGTGAAGATGTAGTTAGAGTAAAAGGAAAGGTTTCTACATCAAAAAAATCATTAGAAAATTTCTCTATTGTTTTTGATGGTAAAGGAGAAAATGCCAACATGCACTTAGGATGGGGAACTACTGTTGTTTCAGTTCCTATAAAAGGATAA
- a CDS encoding leucine-rich repeat domain-containing protein: MKCTTIEEALNNYKEVTHLYLKGEECKKAYTEEIEKFTNLKSLHFLPNIEEWSTFPEGFKKLELDVLHISGVRINELLGMKIKHLGIQLAHIDLVPLCKNFPDLEELTLAFGNAEFSIPKEIEQLTKLQKLSIKQGTLTNVADEIKNLTNLKSLELHGLGFEELPIQFATIPNVKEVTLKNFYMLTTLPEEIKNWKVLEKINFKFCFKGREEKSFEDELFIEDTPNTLPTAISGLKNLKEIRLEFCPIQNLDPIAELSHLEEIHITQAKLNTIDAVKNLINLKKLDVKNSYDLNNVDALSELINLEYLDISSSKITDLEPLHKLTKLEFLNIKGCTLDKSNFNVKNALLPLYNFENLKTVKSSHLTKEEWIERDKNEATKKKFSPEEIIAVLENKDSNLITIEEVLNSIGDMEFVFKVNKHDAYDSTLKIPVLDTIVTSYAEKLSEETLKKLISVSFADTGMADSYEVTTIVIREFIKRKSVAGQNHVVNAFINCMKYYDAGHRYFGSTVHDQLIDNFLPQFEIESLAKLILSVGNGIKHPEYGDGICELYAPAFSRMKEDNTYEAEIVSDFTNFIFENVDESIILDIIDDVLEEDISNDTREVIVKIKNIASRTHKALKSESASDFEIMLKDVLNGDLPSYLFNDYDLERSFENFNIQELSFDLLHKVFDYTFFAKSYRTLNNLNKVLFSLNREKLTTYLEDISEDNEEVTQMLIKILDYKVSTTEKKYIDKDAYESFALEFKYKLQGKSKEDIARELAEKKEAELKKAAAKNQNNKLKEAFQQSLANGDNSIFISESKKVISEELLNDYSFDMSNFTTKLLINSLMRGDFNSAKNVFLNFTENLLPVVGMSHKTDDVASNAIVLAIMAKDKEVESLVFEKLLPKDFKAKDVSNEVLAFNLSCYYAKNEKKEDMLDMIKQSLNLGKQAKQFQTDSDFELYWQDQDFIEVLEA, encoded by the coding sequence ATGAAATGTACTACAATAGAAGAAGCTCTTAATAATTATAAAGAAGTTACACATCTTTACTTAAAAGGTGAAGAATGTAAAAAAGCTTACACAGAAGAGATAGAAAAATTCACCAATTTAAAATCGCTTCACTTTTTACCTAATATTGAAGAATGGTCTACTTTTCCTGAAGGATTTAAAAAGTTAGAGTTAGACGTTTTACATATTTCTGGAGTTCGTATCAACGAACTTTTAGGAATGAAAATAAAACATTTGGGCATTCAATTAGCGCATATTGATTTAGTACCGCTTTGTAAAAACTTTCCTGATTTAGAAGAACTCACATTGGCTTTTGGAAACGCTGAATTTTCTATTCCAAAAGAAATTGAGCAATTAACCAAACTACAAAAGTTATCAATTAAACAAGGTACATTAACCAATGTTGCCGACGAAATTAAAAACTTAACGAATCTAAAATCTTTAGAACTTCATGGTTTAGGTTTTGAAGAATTACCAATACAATTTGCAACTATTCCTAATGTAAAAGAAGTTACACTAAAAAACTTTTACATGTTAACAACGTTACCTGAAGAAATTAAAAACTGGAAAGTTCTTGAAAAAATTAACTTTAAATTCTGTTTTAAAGGTAGAGAGGAAAAAAGTTTTGAAGATGAGTTATTTATAGAAGACACACCAAACACATTACCTACTGCAATTTCGGGATTAAAAAACTTAAAAGAGATTCGTTTAGAGTTTTGTCCTATTCAAAACCTTGACCCGATTGCAGAACTAAGTCATTTAGAAGAAATACATATCACTCAAGCTAAGTTAAATACAATTGATGCTGTTAAAAACCTAATAAATCTCAAAAAATTAGATGTTAAAAACTCATATGATCTTAACAATGTAGATGCTCTTAGTGAACTCATCAACCTAGAATATTTAGATATTTCTAGTTCAAAAATTACTGATTTAGAACCTTTACATAAACTAACAAAACTAGAGTTCCTAAACATTAAAGGATGTACATTGGATAAAAGTAATTTTAATGTAAAAAATGCCCTTTTACCTTTATATAATTTTGAAAATCTGAAAACAGTAAAATCCTCTCATCTTACAAAAGAAGAATGGATTGAAAGAGATAAAAATGAGGCTACAAAAAAGAAATTTTCTCCTGAAGAAATTATCGCTGTTTTAGAAAATAAGGATAGTAATCTTATTACAATCGAAGAAGTATTGAATTCCATTGGTGATATGGAGTTTGTTTTTAAGGTAAACAAACATGATGCTTATGACAGCACTTTGAAAATACCTGTACTTGATACTATTGTAACTTCTTATGCTGAAAAATTGAGCGAAGAAACTTTAAAAAAGTTGATTTCTGTTAGTTTTGCTGATACCGGAATGGCTGATAGTTATGAAGTAACTACTATTGTAATTCGTGAATTTATAAAACGTAAATCTGTAGCAGGACAAAATCATGTTGTAAACGCTTTTATAAATTGTATGAAATATTACGATGCTGGTCATCGTTACTTTGGCTCTACTGTTCACGACCAATTAATTGATAATTTCTTGCCTCAGTTTGAAATTGAATCTTTAGCAAAACTAATACTTTCTGTAGGAAACGGAATAAAACATCCAGAATACGGTGATGGAATATGTGAATTGTATGCTCCTGCTTTCAGCAGGATGAAAGAAGATAATACTTATGAAGCTGAGATCGTAAGTGATTTTACCAATTTCATATTTGAAAATGTTGATGAATCAATCATATTAGATATTATTGATGACGTTTTAGAAGAAGATATTTCTAATGATACTAGAGAAGTAATTGTGAAGATTAAAAATATTGCTTCAAGAACTCATAAGGCTTTAAAAAGTGAAAGCGCTTCTGATTTTGAAATAATGTTGAAAGATGTGTTAAATGGTGATTTACCTTCATATTTATTTAACGATTATGATTTAGAGCGTTCATTTGAGAACTTCAACATTCAAGAACTTTCTTTTGATCTTTTACATAAGGTTTTCGACTATACATTTTTTGCAAAAAGTTACAGAACATTAAACAATTTAAACAAAGTACTTTTTTCATTAAATCGTGAAAAATTAACTACTTATTTAGAGGATATTTCTGAAGATAATGAAGAAGTAACTCAAATGCTTATTAAGATTTTGGACTACAAAGTTTCTACTACTGAAAAGAAGTATATTGACAAAGATGCTTATGAAAGTTTTGCACTAGAATTTAAATATAAGCTACAAGGAAAGTCTAAAGAAGATATCGCTAGAGAATTGGCTGAAAAGAAAGAAGCTGAGTTAAAAAAGGCAGCAGCAAAAAATCAGAATAATAAATTAAAAGAAGCTTTTCAGCAATCTTTAGCAAATGGTGATAATTCTATTTTTATCTCTGAAAGTAAAAAAGTAATTTCAGAAGAACTGTTAAACGATTACTCGTTTGACATGTCTAATTTCACAACCAAATTGTTAATTAACTCTTTAATGCGTGGAGATTTTAATTCTGCTAAAAACGTATTCTTAAACTTTACAGAAAACTTACTTCCTGTTGTTGGAATGTCTCATAAGACAGATGATGTAGCATCGAACGCTATTGTATTAGCTATAATGGCTAAAGATAAAGAAGTAGAATCTTTAGTGTTTGAAAAATTATTACCAAAAGATTTTAAAGCTAAAGATGTAAGTAATGAAGTTTTAGCTTTTAATTTATCGTGTTATTATGCTAAAAATGAAAAGAAAGAAGACATGTTAGATATGATTAAACAGTCGTTAAATTTAGGAAAACAAGCCAAGCAATTTCAAACAGACTCTGACTTTGAACTGTATTGGCAGGATCAAGATTTTATTGAGGTTTTAGAAGCCTAA